Proteins encoded by one window of Acidimicrobiales bacterium:
- a CDS encoding type II toxin-antitoxin system Phd/YefM family antitoxin, whose product MSDVVLSLAEIKKRLSEIVDGVEGRHDRVVLTRHGRPAAVILSPDDLESLEETLDLLSDPEAMREIREAEAAVDAGDVVTADELRATYLKR is encoded by the coding sequence ATGTCTGATGTGGTGCTCTCGCTGGCGGAGATCAAGAAGCGGCTCTCCGAGATCGTCGACGGTGTCGAGGGCCGTCACGATCGCGTTGTGCTCACCCGCCACGGCCGACCCGCAGCCGTGATCCTGAGCCCCGATGACCTCGAGTCGCTCGAGGAGACCCTGGATCTCCTGTCGGACCCGGAGGCGATGCGTGAGATCCGCGAGGCCGAGGCAGCGGTCGACGCTGGCGACGTGGTGACCGCCGATGAGCTCCGTGCCACGTACCTGAAGCGCTGA
- a CDS encoding sulfite exporter TauE/SafE family protein: MELTLVALVAAMVATLAGAAIQGSIGFGMNLVTVPVLALLVPEALPVAVILLGLPISVTMLRHERAAVDRAGVMWIICGRLPGSAVGAWVAATVAVETLQQLVGVVILCFVIASIAMPPVPVRRGTQVLTGAVSGVTGTAAGIGGPPLALLYQHHTGPTMRSTLAASFFVGTFVSMVALGIAGAVGAGPVLLGLVLAPVVVLGSHFGRRSHAFLARGWLRSAVLVFSAVSAAVVIADSLT; this comes from the coding sequence ATGGAGCTCACGTTGGTCGCCCTCGTCGCGGCGATGGTCGCGACGTTGGCGGGGGCTGCCATCCAGGGGTCCATCGGGTTCGGCATGAACCTCGTCACCGTCCCGGTGCTCGCGCTGCTGGTTCCCGAGGCGCTCCCGGTCGCGGTGATCCTCCTCGGCCTCCCGATCTCGGTGACCATGCTGCGCCACGAGCGTGCGGCGGTCGACCGTGCCGGGGTCATGTGGATCATCTGTGGGCGGCTCCCCGGTTCGGCCGTGGGGGCATGGGTCGCTGCAACGGTGGCTGTCGAGACGCTTCAGCAGCTCGTGGGCGTGGTCATCCTGTGCTTCGTGATCGCGAGCATCGCGATGCCGCCGGTGCCGGTGCGACGTGGGACACAGGTGCTGACCGGCGCGGTGTCGGGCGTGACCGGCACCGCAGCGGGCATCGGTGGACCACCGCTGGCCCTGCTGTACCAGCACCACACGGGTCCGACCATGCGGTCGACGCTGGCCGCGTCGTTCTTCGTCGGCACCTTCGTGTCGATGGTGGCTCTCGGCATCGCGGGCGCCGTCGGCGCGGGTCCGGTCCTCCTCGGGCTCGTGCTGGCGCCCGTCGTCGTCCTTGGCTCCCACTTCGGTCGCCGTTCTCACGCGTTCCTCGCCCGGGGGTGGCTGCGCTCGGCGGTGCTGGTGTTCTCGGCGGTCTCGGCGGCGGTGGTCATTGCCGACTCACTGACCTAG
- a CDS encoding type II toxin-antitoxin system RelE/ParE family toxin, translating to MSWTLVVAAPAERSLARLTEGVAAAVIEFMLGPLTEAPTAVGKPLQRELSGYWSARRGSYRVIYRLDDDQRRIVVVRIEHRSDVYRRR from the coding sequence ATGTCGTGGACGCTGGTGGTCGCTGCACCAGCAGAGCGGTCACTTGCTCGACTCACTGAAGGCGTCGCTGCCGCGGTCATCGAGTTCATGCTCGGCCCACTGACCGAGGCACCGACCGCCGTCGGGAAGCCGCTGCAACGGGAGCTCTCGGGCTACTGGTCGGCCCGACGCGGCTCCTATCGCGTCATCTACCGGCTGGACGACGACCAACGACGAATCGTCGTCGTCCGCATCGAACACCGAAGCGACGTCTACCGGCGGAGATAG
- a CDS encoding SDR family oxidoreductase, producing MSDPSPRRVAMISAAGTYAGPALARLLAGRGHDLVLGDPTPALVDELRAVGSEVAVVDDVADLATDGATERLVDAARERFGRLDAATMASGVIVTGRFADATVDDLHLAVRGCMEAPFRFLKAVVPAMVDAGGGQVLVQTSAAGARTTPGAPLYSAARAGANHLVRNVAGEVARHGVQVNAVGTNFMDFPAFLKASGAETPEGRERVEAMVPMRRLGALEEFAAFCAVFLDGTSGFTTGQFVPYAGGWA from the coding sequence ATGAGCGACCCCTCGCCACGTCGTGTCGCCATGATCTCGGCGGCCGGGACCTATGCCGGACCTGCCCTCGCCCGGCTCCTCGCCGGCCGTGGCCACGATCTCGTCCTGGGCGATCCCACCCCTGCCCTCGTCGACGAGCTACGGGCGGTGGGGTCCGAGGTGGCCGTCGTCGACGACGTCGCCGACCTGGCCACCGATGGCGCCACCGAGCGGCTGGTCGACGCCGCCCGCGAACGGTTCGGTCGCCTCGACGCCGCCACCATGGCCTCGGGCGTCATCGTCACCGGCCGGTTCGCCGACGCCACGGTCGACGACCTCCACCTGGCGGTCCGCGGTTGCATGGAGGCGCCCTTCCGCTTCCTCAAGGCCGTGGTCCCGGCCATGGTCGATGCCGGCGGCGGGCAGGTGCTGGTCCAGACGAGCGCGGCGGGTGCGCGGACGACGCCGGGAGCCCCGCTGTACTCCGCGGCTCGCGCCGGGGCGAACCACCTCGTCCGCAACGTCGCCGGCGAGGTCGCCCGCCACGGCGTGCAGGTCAACGCCGTCGGCACCAACTTCATGGACTTCCCCGCCTTCTTGAAGGCCAGTGGCGCCGAGACCCCCGAGGGGCGAGAGCGGGTCGAGGCCATGGTCCCGATGAGGCGCCTCGGCGCACTCGAGGAGTTCGCCGCCTTCTGCGCCGTCTTCCTCGACGGCACCAGCGGCTTCACCACCGGTCAGTTCGTCCCCTACGCCGGCGGGTGGGCGTAG